CCTGGGCGCCATCCGGCACGATGCAGCGTATCTTACGGCGCCGACACTCCGCGCACGACTTGGTGCCAAGACGCATCCGGCGCGGAGGATCATGCTGGCTCACGGACTCACTCAtgtcggcggtgatggggGCCATGCGTTTTTGTGGAAATATTTGATATGAGTCCGTGAGAGAACGGAGCGAAGCGAAGCGAAGCGCGTCAGCATGGATGACGGTGGATTTGCGTCAAGGGTCGGTCGACACCAATTATTTAGCCGACGGGTCCTCATATGGTCGTACCATGGCGTCAGCCGCATGTCGCGTACGTTCATGCTTTTTGCCCGCGCGTTTATTATAGTGACCTGTAGCGGCGTTCGCACCAACTCGGACGAACTGGTCGGCGtgacgcccgcccagcgccgacTTGGTGGCGGCCCGGGCCGAGGCATCTTCATCGTAGTTACAGCAGATTCAATGCAAGCCTTGAGGTAGTTATGGCCTGTAAGTACAGTACTTTCCGGGCGGGATAGCGAAAGTGTGCAAGGCAAGCAGGGGCTGGCGCAAGGCTCAGCTCAGAGCAGGATAGGACAGGAGTATTTGAGATTTCTCCCAAGAAGCGTCACATCTCGCCTTCATGTTCAAGCGCGCCCAGCTCCAAACGGACTTGGCGTGCCGCAAGCCTTGACAAGTAAAATGCCTCGTCTTCCTTGAGCTGAGGAAGCTGGCAATCTAATGTTGCATTATTGGACGTAGCCTCGGCACCGGTGACGGCCTCCAAGGCAGACTTGGCATCCTACATGTACGGGGCCAACTGGACACGTTGCGACCCGTAATGTGTTGAAGATGgctgtgggcggcgccgtgcggccgagaagcagcagcagcaacggaGACAACTCGGTTGACATGCCAGCATAaagcccacgcccacgcgACGCCACACGTGGACCAGACGGGGGTGGTCAGGATCGTGCATGCGGATTGAACCACACTATTCTcggaggagggggtgggTGGACGGATGACTCCTTAGCCGCGCTCAACTGCGTCAAGGCATTGTGTGTGTATGTCGCGGTGAGGGTCTGACGATGCGAACAATGGACTGACGTGTGAGCAGTCAGTCAGCTTACCTCGTCCATCCCACATGCACCATGTGGCCAACCTGACGCTGCGAGAACGCAACCCAAGGAGTGCAACCTTCCACATCTGCTCGTGCCAATGACCGTCCCTCTGGTCCGAGGTGTCGGGTGGTGCCTTGCATTTGTCTCACTTGGGAATCGCGGCCCCCGCCACGAGACGCGCATGGTTGCGAATCCGCTCACGTCTGCACTCATGTTCTAGACCTGCCGGGGCGGTTTctccatgccatccatctgCATCAACACGACGGCAGCTCACAGCATGCTTGCACTGAACACCACCACTCCCTGCGCCACCCCTGCTTTATATAGTATGCCAATAGTACGGTCATCTAAGGGTCCAACTTGCATAACGGTGGTAGTAGCAGTTGGGGCTTCTGCAACGTCTGCGGTGGAAGGAATCATTTCTCGAGAGCCAAGAGAGAGGCGAAGGCAACATGGAGCCATGAGTGTCTCAGTGCCCGGCTCGCGCCATGGTCCGGCTGAGTTagccggcgttggcgccggTGACTGGAGGGAGGCCGACAccagggagagggagagctATAACATTGAGGCCGTGGACGCTCGATTTTCGTGTAGTCCTTGTATCAGCTAACTTAGTAGCAAGTTCATCATCGAGAGTTGCCGCCATCATGCTGTGGCTTACACTCTTCACGTCCGTCTTGGCCGGTCTGGCGGCCGCTCTCCCGGCATCCGAGGTGCCGGCTACGAGCTCAACGTGGAACCCTCGCCTGATTCTCTACTTCCAGACGACACACGACAAGAACGGGCTGCCCATCTCcatgctgccgctggtcAAGGAAAAGGGCATCGCCATGTCACACCTGTACATCTGCTCATTCCACATTAATGCCGGCGGTGTAATACACTTGAATGACTACCCCCCGTCGCATCCACGCTTCCTCACGCTATGGAACGAAACCCTCATCATGaaggacgccggcgtcaaGATCATGGGcatggtcggcggcgccgcggctgggTCCTTCACCACGGACACCCTAGACGGAAATGTTACGACTTTCGAACACTACTACGGACAGCTCAGGGACGTGATCCGCCAGTTCCAGCTCCAGGGCATAGACCTAGACATTGAGGAGCCCATGAGCCAAGGGGGCGCATATCGCCTCATCGAGAGACTGCACAAGGACTTTGGCAACGacttcatcatcaccatggcacccgtcgcctcctcgctcACTGGGCCAGACGGGTTTGGCGATCTCAACTACACGACTCTCGAGAGCGGGTTGGGCCGCAACATCGACTGGTACAACGCCCAGTTCTACTCGGGCTTCGGCAGCATGTCCACGCCCAACGACTACCTCCGCATCGTCAACTCTGGATGGAAGCCGTACAAGGTTGTCGTGGGGCAACTGACATCGCCCGCAAACGGATATGGCTATACCCCTTACGAAAAGCTCAATGCCACCATCGTGACGCTACGCGATAAGCTACACCATCGCATTGGCGGCATCTTCGGTTGGGAGTACTTCAACAGCAAgcctggcggcgaggcgaagccCTGGGAATGGGCCCAGATCATGACACAGATCCTGAGGCCGGATATGGTGCCCAACATGCCCATCACCCGGACTCTTGCAGCGAAACTGGAAAGGGCGTACGTGGAGAGCACTGCGCATCTGGCAAGAGTTCCGGGCGCGTCCACCAAGGCTGTCAATTACCTCTCCATGGTGGATCAATAGTTTACTAGCCACATACGCAAACGACCTACCTCAGTCGTACATTACGTTACGATCGGCTACGGGCCACCAAGCCATGTAGATAAATTATAGACGCGCGTTTATACAAGTGGCGACATAGCCAAGTGCCTGACATGTTGCAAGGAGTACCTGAGGTTGGGTAAAGCACGTTAGAAGCCAAAACGTTGTAGGGCATCCTCCATTCGCACTGCGCTCCTAATCTACCACTCCAACACGAAGCCAGGCTCCCTCCATCCGCAGCGTTCGATCCGCCACGTTCAAGTGGTGCAACCATTTCCTTCAGAATACATGCCTCTTTGCCGGAAAAGCTCTTCATCTTCCATAGACTGAGAATCTCCATCTCAGACATTTTATAAGCAGAGACGACGCTCGCCAGAAGCCGCATCGCGCTCTGCTGGCGGCAACCCGGCCAATGTCTGGTGGCATAGGCTCCTCCTGCATTAATGTGCAATTCGCGCTGCAACGAAAAAGACAAGGTGCCTTTGCCTTTAGAAATGACCATTTTCGTGCTGGCAAGGCAAAGTGTCTCCCTACGCAAAAGACGGTTGTAGTGGGTGTTGATGTGCTTCGCGATCTGCTCATGACTGCACATTCAAGATCTCAGATCCGGTGTCATGTGCAATCGCAGCCCCTCGTACCTACCCGACATCTGCAAGTGTTGGTGTTCATCGTGCACTGCAGGGGATCCATGTCAGCACGTATTAATGCTCCCACTTCATGGGACACCAACCGGCGCATCCGCCATGGATAAAGACAACGTCAACCTGCAGACGCGTGACACTCTGTCCCACGACCAGTGCTTTTTCCCGGGTCCCCATCCGGGACCCGTGTACGTGCAGAGCTGCTTGTGAGAGCTACAATGCTGCTCGAGCTCAGATTAGAAAGGCGAGATCTGTACAATGAGTGCTACAATTACCCCTTCATGCACAAAGCCTGTCGCCTCTCTGTCCCACGGAAATGTTTCGGGAGGAAAATGTTCTTTGCCGCGGATTCTTCGCCCGGAATATGAAGTGACCTCATCGCTGTTGAGAAGGTTGGGGTCCAGTCCAAGACCGAATGCTgaaaaaaagaaaacaaGAGAATATACGTGGACAATTATTTTCATGTAAGAAGCAACCACTGGCTGGCAAGGCTGGTCCTCatgagaggggggggggtcgaTTGCTTATGAGTGACAGTGAACGTTGGCTGCGCGAAAGTCCTGAAGCCAACGTCTGATAAACGAAGATTGGTGCCGCTTAAGTTGAACGTGGGTTGAGAACTCCATCGAATTTATGGAAAGCGGAAGTGAACCAAACCCATGACTCAGCTTAGAGTACCGACACAGATCATGACTAGAACCCAGGATTCGTTGTAGAAAAGAAATTACGTAGCAGTCGTCGTCACACCCATTCAACTGGCCTGTGCGAAAGAGGACAGGTCGCGTGTCGATCCGCCAGCGCGCTGCAACATCACACAACGTAGACCATCAATACGCAACGGCTCGGACATACTAAAGCATAGATGAGCCTGCGAGCAGCCGCGCGTCCGCGCGTCCGCCCGTGGTCTGCGTATCTCCGCAGTTTCATTAAAAAGTTGAGCCATATCACCCGGGCGAACTCATTCGCTATCAAGCCTCGACACGAGCGCAATATATTACACATGTGTGGCGTGTGCACTGTTGGCCATATTGTCTTAGGTCAAAAAATGACCAATCGTGCACTATGAATAAAGTCTCTCTGCTTTGCGAAACAAAGTGCGGCCCATGTTGCGATGGATAGTTTACATGATTTTGCCCCTCGGCGATTAGAGCACTGGGGTCTGGAGACAATGGTACATTAGTTGATATGTGGGCTGTGAGACAGCTCTTTTACGGAATTATAGAGCAACGACACTTGCATACATGACCATGCCGAAAGCAAACTTTTCGACACTTACAGAGCTGCAGCCCAACTGCATTGCCAGCGTAGCCGTTCGGTCAGTTGCTGCTCCATTGCTAGGGTGAATCAGCATCACGTGGGCATAAAGCTTTTGAACGTTCTATCCAAGCACGTATAAGTACAACTATCTTGAGCAGCAATCTACGAAAAAGGCATCGCAGGCCGCATAATAGTCTAGCTAAAGGTTTTCTGGATGGAAACGAATAACTGTTCATGGTACCAGAACGGATACAGGAAAGGTGCAAGCAAGGTCTAGCCTTTGTATGAAGCTTCAATGCTCCAACAGTAGAGTCTGCAGGGTCTGTTTCCCCATCGCCCGGCTAATGTGGTTACTGAAGCAAGCGAATTAGAACAACACGCAAGCAGGGCGCGCTGGCTCCGAAATTTTCAGTAGTGCACAAGCCAGTTGTCAATACCGGCTGGGTACTCCGTGTCGAATAGTTCGGAAACGGAAACGGCCGTCGTTGACCTGCTGAAAATAGGAAAATGTCATTGAAATTGGAACACCATTAGGTGCATGTGGGTCGCAGTGTTTCAACGGAGTTTTCCAAGGAAGTTTATAAAcccggccgcggcaggcaCTGCCGGAAATCGCCGCCTTTGGCGCACTTGAGAGCCCTGGTTTTGCTCGCGGCCAGAAGACCGACGGACGCATTCTTGGTATATCTACTAGCTCTCATCCAGACACGCTTCCCATCATTGATATGTCGGCTGACGCAGACCGACATCCCTGTCTACAAAACTTGTCAGGCGCTCAGTCATCGGCACCAATGCAGAAGGGGGCACAGTTCTCGTAAATAGAATGCCCAATGCCTAATCCCACACAAGTACCACTTTTGAGTTCGTTGCTAATCTGCCTATATTGACAACGCCACTCAGCGACCCAGCAAAGCCAGTCAATTGCTCGCTTCATCTGGGCCACAAGGAGAGACAAGATTGACAGGGTTGTCAACTTGACCCACAAGGCCACGACAAAAGACCTGCAGTGCTGCACTGTAGTTATAGAAAACTTAGTCGTGCCATGCTCCGTTGCGTTTGAGCAGCCCATGGACAAAGCATCAGCATGCAGGAAGCATCCCAAAGCGAAAGCATGGATGTAACCCACACCTCAACTCAATTCTTTGCATGTTGTACTACGAAGTTGACATGGGTGGCGCTCCACAACATAGTCACGCCACAAGCCGAAATGCAATGGAAAGCTTTGGAGCACATGAAAAGATAAAACGGCTAATAAGAGTTTATCGGAGCAATACTCTTGCGTTTGCCGCCCGTGGTGTGACTGAACCCCATCATGGCAGAGAGTGCATCAAGCGTCATGGCTGCCCATGAGTTCTACTCTAACATGGCTTGTTGCTGCTAGAAAGGAAGCTGACGGAGAATCTATCCTCGAATATAAGAATAGTTCGAAGCTTGGTTTAAGATTGAGACTTCCGGATGACGATATCCGTGACTGAGGGTGGCTCAGACCAACGGGAGGGCGGTAGGCACCTGAAAAACAACTTTGTTTTGGTGCTAGCACTGCTGCATACCGGGGCATGGCGATAGAAAAAAAATCCATAAGCATCGCCGTATGCTTCGAGAAGCCGGAAATATTGCCGCAATGAAAGACGCTGATGGGTGCCAAGTACATCAATGTTTCTCTGTCAAACTCAAAACTGGAAGGATCAACGCGAAGACAGAAGCCTATGCTGCAAGTCTGAAGCGGTTTCGGAGTCTGTCCGGTTGTACAAAGACTACCATCCTGACCCAAGCCAAGATCTTAGCCAGTGCTCGGAGGGCGCTTCGTCCCCTTCGCGGGAACCACATAAATCCTTTCTAGTATACAATTCACTATGTCAACATAGAGCGCCTCGCGCTGAGCGCAGCTTTGGGACCAAAATTGACGACAGAAACGGAACCTGGCCCTTGTCCATCACATCCAGGAACGTCGCAGCGAATAGAGTTCGCCGGGCGGAATGACGGTCCATCATCCGTGTTCCACGCTTGGCTGAGGACAGGCTACGGAGACAAGCGATGTAGAAAATGATATTACACCTACACCGCGCTACAGTGTTCCGGCGCATAactgcgccgtcgaggccaaaACCGAAGATTCAAGCCATCTAGCACAGGTAACCGAGTTATGGCTCTCCGTTGCCCGCAATGCAGTCTCACGCTCAAATTAGGTCCTCTCGTTGTCAAACCTCTCGCAGCAACGCCCGAGGACAAGGCTCGTAGACTCCAGTCTGCACTTGCTGGCCGACTTTCACGAGGTTGCTGGGGACGCATTGCAACCTCATGAACCGCCCGCAGACTGCCGCCTTAGCATACGGCACGCTGTAGGAGTACCGGACACTACAAAATACGGCGTTGATACGCGTTGCCGGCCCGCGGTCTCAAGGCCGCCTTAAAACCATGAAGCGGAGCCAGGTACATAGTACGTTTCTAGCTAGATCACAGATTGCATGTTGCAATGAGATCGTCAGTTATGTCGAGCTATAATTGAAGTATTAAGACCAGGTCAAGGATGTCCATGATGCAGGCGCTGCCTTGATCGCTTTCTCACGATACGCTTACGTGGCAGGCACGGCgttgggggggggttcaCTTACGATAAAACTTTGTCGTTCGTCAGCGAACGGGGAAGGCGAAGCCGAAACACATAAGAAGGCGCCGAACGTCCGCCTCGAGTAGTGTTAGCCAACACAAGAGACAACCCGCCCTGAATATCATTTGCACCCTGAAATCGCATCAAGATGAGACTCCCCATTGTCGTTGCGGCGCtggccagcctcgccggcgcctaTGTGTTGGACAAGACCTTGCCCGCAACCAAGATGGCATACGAGCCTTCCATGGGGAGCTGTAGCGCCATCTCCACGGCGTTGATCGAACCCTGCTTCGGCACGTTCATGTTCTGCGCATTCGGGCACTACAAAGACAACAACGAGACGTACGCGAGCGGTCAAGCCTGTGCTGCGGATCGCGGCCTCAATATGGCTGCCACCGTCcccggcatcatcgacgaggaggctTACAAGACGGCTGCCGCGAGTCTCTCTCGTGCGAATCAGTATATTGCGAAATATTACCAGAGTTGGCTCGGCGCGTGGCAGAGAGCCCAGAGGCCCAGACtggaagggggaggagacgaGGACTTTGCTGCCCGCGCAAAGCGGATCAGGGAGTCCAAGCAGCGAATGGCGGAGCGGACGCTCGACAAGAGCAACGCGGACCGGGAAGTAGAggcggcgaaggaggcgATTCAGGCTGCCACGGTACCGGAAGTTGCCAGGGAGATTTTGAAGATGGTCGACCAGGCCGGAAGGTACACCGCCGACGATTTTTACAGCAAGAAAAAGGTGCATGGGTGGTATATGGATGCGCTCACGTGGATGCAACAGGCCATGTACTTGGAGGAATGATGAGGCTGGGCATCAAAGCGGACGGGCTCGCCCTGGTGCGATGGACTGGGTCTGGGAGACGCGCATTCTGAAAGCGCTTCTCTCTGCGGGCTGGATGGGCTGGATCGGAGCAGGTTGGCATATGCGGCGAGCGCGTGAGGCAGGGATCGAGGGTTCAATATCGGCTTCATTAACATGAATGAATCTTCACTGATATCTCGCTGAAGACTTGTCTTAGAAGATGCATTCACTGTCTGCTGCTCCATGTCTGATCCGCTGGATAACCTCCAGCAAGAATGGACCTGGTAAGCCAACGAAAGTCATAACATTAAATCAAATGATACACTCTATTTATAAATT
Above is a genomic segment from Purpureocillium takamizusanense chromosome 2, complete sequence containing:
- a CDS encoding uncharacterized protein (EggNog:ENOG503PBTG~SECRETED:SignalP(1-17~SECRETED:cutsite=AAA-LP~SECRETED:prob=0.6280)~COG:G); this encodes MLWLTLFTSVLAGLAAALPASEVPATSSTWNPRLILYFQTTHDKNGLPISMLPLVKEKGIAMSHLYICSFHINAGGVIHLNDYPPSHPRFLTLWNETLIMKDAGVKIMGMVGGAAAGSFTTDTLDGNVTTFEHYYGQLRDVIRQFQLQGIDLDIEEPMSQGGAYRLIERLHKDFGNDFIITMAPVASSLTGPDGFGDLNYTTLESGLGRNIDWYNAQFYSGFGSMSTPNDYLRIVNSGWKPYKVVVGQLTSPANGYGYTPYEKLNATIVTLRDKLHHRIGGIFGWEYFNSKPGGEAKPWEWAQIMTQILRPDMVPNMPITRTLAAKLERAYVESTAHLARVPGASTKAVNYLSMVDQ
- a CDS encoding uncharacterized protein (SECRETED:SignalP(1-16~SECRETED:cutsite=AGA-YV~SECRETED:prob=0.8713)); translation: MRLPIVVAALASLAGAYVLDKTLPATKMAYEPSMGSCSAISTALIEPCFGTFMFCAFGHYKDNNETYASGQACAADRGLNMAATVPGIIDEEAYKTAAASLSRANQYIAKYYQSWLGAWQRAQRPRLEGGGDEDFAARAKRIRESKQRMAERTLDKSNADREVEAAKEAIQAATVPEVAREILKMVDQAGRYTADDFYSKKKVHGWYMDALTWMQQAMYLEE